ATCACTCATATTATTTCATAACTTAATAATGTCGATAATTAATTTAAAGTAAAGAAGATTTTGGTTTTATATGCACATACTTGGAAAAAGGAATAATTGGACAATGAAATATTTCAGGTTAAAAATCAGTATTTCATCGAAAACGATAAAATGATTGACTTTTTGTTGTTACATGCTATATTGCTATAGAACTAAAAATAAACAATGGGATTATTGTAATGAATAAATGGAGGCGTATCCATGCTGGAGTACAACGTAAAGAATGAGTACGAGCTTATTGCCAAGCATTGCCCCAAATGTCAGGCTCTGGTAATGGCAGCGGTTATTAAGACCTTGCAGGGCGAGATCTTAAAGTACAAAGATATCCGCTGTTCAAGCTGTGATTGGCAAAGCCCGTTGGCTCAGCTAAAAAGTTCTTGAAAAAAAAAGGCTATTCAGAGTAATAGCACTGCCATAGTTACGTCATCTTTCTGTGGTCATTGGGTTGACATCATCAGTAGGATTGTGTTAACATATTCACAGAGGATGGGATCCTTAAAAAAATATTTAAAGAGGTAAAACTATGGCAGTTGAACAGACGCTGGTAATTATAAAGCCTGATGGGCTTGTTAAGTCGCTAACTGGCAATATCCTCACTCGGCTTTCCGAAGCAAAATTAATAATAGTGGGCGCAAAGGCATTACGTGTTTCTAGAGAGCTTGCTGAAAAACACTATGAACATTTAAAGGACAAACCATTTTTTGAAGAATTAATTCAGTATATTATGGGTGAATTGCATAAAACCTATAGGGTGGTTGCATTTGTGTATGAAGGCGATGATGCTATAAAAAAAGTAAGAGATATTGTTGGTGATACAAACCCTGAAAATGCAAATCCTGTTACGATTCGGGGTGCATACGGACGTATTACCACAAGCGGTGTATTTGAAAATGTAGTTCATGCTTCATCAAGCCCTGAAGATGCTGAAAAAGAAATTAAGTTGTGGTTTGAGCCTCATGAACTGGTTAATGTCATTTATCCTGTGAAAGAAGTCACTCTTGAAAAAGTTACTAAGAAAGTATGGGCATAAGTAAAAAAGTTAATCACCAATAGCATCTTTTTAATAATTAGATTTCTGGAGGAACAATTGCATGCATATCATACTGTTGGGCGCACCGGGGGCTGGTAAAGGAACTATCGCCAAAATGCTTGTAGATGCATTTGGGATTGTCCAAATTTCTACAGGCGATATTTTGCGACAGGCAGTAAAAGAAGGATCTGAAGTGGGAAAAAAAGCAGCAGAGTATATGAATACTGGCAGGTTGGTCCCTGATTCCATAATAATGGATATCATCGAGGAGCGTATTTCACAACCTGATTGTGAAAAAGGATTTATTTTTGATGGATTCCCGCGAACAATACCTCAGGCACAAGGCCTTGAAAAATTGCTTGAAAAAAAGAACATATCTATTGACGCAATTATAAATCTTGAAGTGCCTGAGGCAGTAGTATTACGCAGGCTTGCTAGCAGAAGGACGTGTTCAAATCCTTCATGTCAGGCAATTTATAATATTTACAGCATGCCACCAAAGAAAGAAGGTATATGTGATAAATGTGGTAGTAGCTTGATGCAGCGGGATGATGAAACAGAAGATGCTATAAAAGTAAGACTTGCGACCTATTATGAAAAAACACAACCGTTAATTGATTATTATAAAGAAAACAAAGCATACTTTGCTGTGCCGTCGCTTGTTGCTCAGGAAACTTTTAATGAGATAGTGAAGCGTGTAAAGACAAAATAAAAAATTCTTTACAAAATGGACCAATATAATTTCTATACTGTGATATAATTGTAAAGACGCCAGTGCACGGCGTCTTTACTGCATAAGGAGAGATGCCTGAGAGGTCGAAAGGGGCGGTCTCGAAAACCGTTGTCCTGGGTGACTGGGACCGAGGGTTCGAATCCCTCTCTCTCCGAATAAATCCTGTATGGATTCCAAACATTATTGACAATATAAAGCTCTAAAGCAATTATGTAAACACACAAACTATTCCTGGAGAGATGTCTGAGAGGCCGAAAGAGCACGGTTGGAAACCGTGTGTAGCGCAAGCTACCGGGGGTTCGAATCCCCCTCTCTCCGAAAAAACAAAGATCTGGTAAAAGGTTATATGGCATATCAGGTAATTGCACGAAAATGGCGCCCACAGACCTACAGTGATGTCGTAGCCCAGGATCATGTAGCTAAAACAATTGCCAACAGCATCAACAATGGAAGAATTTCCCATGCATATCTTTTTGCAGGTCCCAGGGGTGTTGGTAAAACTACTATGGCGCGCATTGTAGCAAAATCTCTTAATTGTGTGAATGGCCCAACAGCTCAACCATGTGGAGTATGCCAATTTTGTATTGAAATCAAGAACGGTAATTCATTTGACGTTATTGAAATTGATGGTGCTTCCAACACCGGTGTTGATAATATCCGCGAATTGCGCGAAAATGTACATTCTGCACCTTTAAAATCGCGATATAAAGTCTATATCATTGATGAAGTGCACATGCTGTCAAAATCAGCGTTCAATGCTTTGCTGAAAACGCTTGAAGAGCCACCAGCACATGTCGTTTTTATCTTTGCAACCACTGAAATTCACCAGATACCCGAAACCATATTATCCCGATGTCAAAAGTTTATCTTTAAGCGAATACCTGTTGTACAGATAGTACAGCAGCTATCAACTATAGCTGAAAAGGAAGGATATAGTGTTGATAAGAAAGCCCTGTATCATATAGCTCGAGCAAGTGGTGGATCCATGCGCGATGCTCAGTCACTGCTTGATCAGGTTATCTCATTTGGCGGAAAAGAAATTACCGAGGGCGATGTACTGTCACTGCTGGGAATTGTTTCGCTGGCACAGTATTGTGATTGCATAGATATTCTTGTGCGTGCGGATACTCCTGCTCTCATTCATTTTATTGAAGATATTATATCTGCTGGTGTTGATATTGCTCGCTTTGTAACAGGCTTTGCAGATGTGGTGTACGCAATGCGTCTGTGCAAAGTAACAGACGTTTCTGCTTTACTGGGGTATTCTGATGAAGAGCTAACAATTTTGCGGCAAACTTCTGAAAAGTTTCATGATGAGCAGTTAGGACTTTTTTACAACATGCTACTTGATTGCCATAAGGAATTGCGCTATGCCGGCAATGAACGTGCAGTGGTAGAAATGTTCTGTATTGATATTATGCAGATGCTCAAACGGCCAACACTTGCTTCAATATTAAAACAGCTGGACGAAGTTCCTCAGGAAGTTCAAAAAAAAAAGTTAAGTGATAGTGCACAAAAAGAAAGTAAACCTGAAGATGATAAGAAAGTCATCATGCATGCATGGACTCAGTTGCTTCACCAGCTTCGAGAAAGCAAACAATATATATTCTTCAAGTTGACACATGTAAAAGCAACATACACTAATGGTCAACTTGTCCTTGGGGTTGTGGGCGATAGCTCCAATGGATATTATCAACAGTTACTGTCTAAACAAGAAATAAAACAATTGGAGGACGAATTATTTTCAATCAGCAAGAGAAAGGTTGTTATTAGAATTGAGTCAGACAAAAATGATGTTCCACCACCCGATGCAGTAATGCTGCCACATGCTGAGGACCCTGAAAAGCCACATCCATTGGTTGAGCAGATTAAAACCATTTTTGATGGTGAGATTATAAAATAATAAGGAGCATTGCAATGAATTTCAAAGATATTGGACAATTAATGAAAGCACAGAGCGAGTTGAAAAAAATTCAGAAAAGGCTCAAAAAAACTGAGGTTATGGCAACAAGCCGCGATGAAATGGTAAAAGCCACCGCCAATGGCGACAATGAGCTTGTTTCAATTGTTATTGATGAAGAAAAATTTAAAAATAGCAACGTGAAAACATTGGAAAGAAATATACTAGAAGCAGTGAACAAAGCCCTTGGAGATGCAAAAGATTTGGCTTCTAAAGAAATGATGAAATTGACTGGCGAAATGGATATCTTTGGCATGGCAAATGAACTTAAAAAATTTATGAAGTAAGCATGAGTCTACCATCTAAATATCTGGAAAACTGTATCCACGAGCTGTCAAAACTGCCGGGGATAGGCACAAAGAGTGCATCGCGTATAGCGTTTTTCTTGTTAAAAACGCCAAAAACAGCTGTTGATGCGCTGGTCAGCGCTATTAATCAGTTAAAAGATAATATCAGGTACTGTGAAGTATGTGGCGGCATATCAGATGATGCATTATGCAGCGTATGTGCTGATGTGGAAAGAGATAGAACTACTCTGTGTGTGGTGGAAGAACCTGAAGATATGCTTAGCATTGAAAAATCAGGTGCTTTCAATGGGTTGTACCATGTGCTGGGAGGTGTTATTTCTCCGCTAGATGGAGTAGGCCCTGAAGAACTTTCTATCAACAAACTTGTTGAGCGTTGTAAAAGTGGGATAAAGGAAGTTATAATTGCTACTAATCCAACCATAGAAGGTGATGCAACTGCGCTATACATTGCATCCCTTCTTAAACCACTCAATATTAAGGTAATGCGTATTGCTCACGGTTTGCCAGTTGGCTCTGACCTTGAGTTTGTTGATGCTTCTACACTGGCAAAATCCATTTCAGGCAGAAGGGAAATGTAGTTATTTTCTGCCTTTTACTTCAAAAACTATTGGTATTCCATGCCAGTTGAGCTCCTGCTGCAGTGTTTTCTCAAGAAAACGGGATACATCTTTGCGGAATAATTCAGGCTTATTGACAAAAAGTCTAATTACGGGTGGTGAAGTGTTGGTTTGAGTTGCATAGTATATCTTGAGTTCTCCACCTAACAGAGGCATCACATGCCTTTTTTGCACATTTTCAAGTATTACGTTTATCTTTGATGTTTCAACTTTCTGCTTAGCCCTAGTATTTATGTCAAGAGCAGTCTGTAATAATTTGTGTATTCGTAATTTGTGCAATGCAGATATAGAAATAATGGGGAAATCGGTGGCTCGATAGTATTTGAATAATATCCTATCTTTAAAATTATCAAATGTTTTGTGGTCTTTTTCAATACGGTCCCATTTATTAATGGCAAGCACAGTAGGTTTGTGTGACTCCATAATAATATCGGCAATCTTTTTATCGGTTTCAGTAATGCCGCTGGTTGCATCAATTAAGTGAATAACAACATCTGCTTTTTCAATAGCTTCTTTAGAGCGGACAACTGCATAATATTCTATTGTATTATCAATTCTGCTTTCTCTTCGAATGCCTGCAGTATCAATAATCATAATGTTCTTACTGTGAAAGGTGAATGTTTCATCAATACTATCGCGTGTTGTGCCGGGAATTTCTGATACCACTACACGTTGATACCCCAAAAATGCGTTTAACAATGTAGATTTTCCTGAATTGGGACGTCCAACAAGTGCGATTTTACAGTCAATTTCTATTGTCTTTTTCTTTTTTAGGGGAAGATTTTGAATAATTGTATCTAAAAGAAGGTCTATATTGCGTTTGTTTAATGCTGAAATAGGTATAAACTCATGCCCTAATTCATAAAAGTTTGGAAGGCACTCCATATCCTCTTTACGGTCAATTTTATTAATTGCAATGATATATGGTTTATTAAATTTGCGGATAAATTCTAATAGTTCGTAATCATATGAAGCAATATCAGGTTTTTCAAACAATACAACAAACACATCTGTGAATTGCAAGTGGTATAGTGCAACCTGTTTAATGTCTTCAGACAGGATGGCATTGGGTTCTAAATCAAGCCCTGGGGTGTCATTTATGATAAATGTTACATCACGATAATGTAAAATATATGAAACAATATCGCGTGTAAGCCCAGGATGTTCATCAACTATTGCTTTGCGCTGTTTAATAATTGTATTAAACAATGTTGATTTGCCAACATTCTGTCTTCCTACAATTGAAACAACGGGCAAATTTTTCATTATAGCCCTCATGGAATTTATTTTCTTTCTAATAATAAAAAAATGGATGTGAGCAGTGTCAATAGATATTTAAGCAATGTGGAAATTAATTTCTAATGTTTTTTTTGTATACAATCGATTGTGAAAGAAGAAAATATTAATTTTTTTGTGGATAGAATTTTTTTATGTTAAAAAAAATAATAATTTCATATATCAAAAAAATTTTTTGTTGCAATATTAAAATATATATGTTATATGTTCATCATTAGGATTAATTGTTTATTTTTTACCATGCATAATGCATGAAAAATTTTAAAATCGAGGTGGTGTAATCGATGGAACAGAAAAAGTCATTGAAACAGCTTCAGGCCGATGAAGCACGAAAGAAAGAAAAAGTAAAAAAATTGACTGCTGAGCTTAATGCAGTGAAAAAAGAGTTAGGTGCATTGGCAAAAGCTATTGCAGCAGCAAAGAAAGCAGAAGCAAATAAGAAGAAAGCAGCCAAAAAGCCAGCAAAGAAGAAATAAGTTATTTATATTTGCCTATCATAGAGTGTAATGTAGAGAGGTGGGAAACCACCTCTTTTTTATATAAAAAAAAGATTTGAAGTTTTATTGTGAAGTAAATAAAATAATTTTTCGATAAGTGTAATAAAGTATTTTCAAAGTGCTATTTGTGTATTGGGGAAACGCTTGAAAGAATTTAAGCAAAGAAAACAACGGACTTTTGAAAGCTTATCAACGCTTGATGATATAATGGAATTGCTGAAAGATGAGCAATTCCAGAAGCGACTTGGTATTAAATTCAACCTTGAAAAATCCACCGTTGAAGTCAATGAATTCATTGATGATAGGACAATTATGCTGGTTACCGACCCGGATTTTGTTCCTTTTGACAATAAAATTATACTATATGGACTAGTAGATAGATATATTGAAATTGATTGTGAAGTGATTGAAGTAACAGGCCCTGGGTATTTTAAATGTAAAGTGGTTAGTGCTCGTAAAGCTGCTCACGGAAGGCGGGATTTGCGGTTTAAAATGAATCCCGAAAAAGTTGTTGCAACCAATTTTAGGGTTTCAAAGCACACTATAGATATTCGCAATTATAGTATTCCTACTGGCATTAAAGTAATTATTGAACAATTTGAAAACCAGATTTCTAAGAATGCTGATATTGTGAAGGTTGATATATTAGATGACCGTGACAGTGTGCTGGCACACATTAAAAAAACAAGATCTACTTTATATATTGAGGACCTTAACAATCCAGCAACGTTTACCCCTGTAAATGATGCATTTATAAATATTAATGAAGTATTCCATGAACAAACTCATCAATATATAAAAAAGTTAACTGATAGTGGCTATAGA
This is a stretch of genomic DNA from Spirochaetota bacterium. It encodes these proteins:
- a CDS encoding nucleoside-diphosphate kinase — encoded protein: MAVEQTLVIIKPDGLVKSLTGNILTRLSEAKLIIVGAKALRVSRELAEKHYEHLKDKPFFEELIQYIMGELHKTYRVVAFVYEGDDAIKKVRDIVGDTNPENANPVTIRGAYGRITTSGVFENVVHASSSPEDAEKEIKLWFEPHELVNVIYPVKEVTLEKVTKKVWA
- a CDS encoding adenylate kinase; protein product: MHIILLGAPGAGKGTIAKMLVDAFGIVQISTGDILRQAVKEGSEVGKKAAEYMNTGRLVPDSIIMDIIEERISQPDCEKGFIFDGFPRTIPQAQGLEKLLEKKNISIDAIINLEVPEAVVLRRLASRRTCSNPSCQAIYNIYSMPPKKEGICDKCGSSLMQRDDETEDAIKVRLATYYEKTQPLIDYYKENKAYFAVPSLVAQETFNEIVKRVKTK
- the dnaX gene encoding DNA polymerase III subunit gamma/tau, whose protein sequence is MAYQVIARKWRPQTYSDVVAQDHVAKTIANSINNGRISHAYLFAGPRGVGKTTMARIVAKSLNCVNGPTAQPCGVCQFCIEIKNGNSFDVIEIDGASNTGVDNIRELRENVHSAPLKSRYKVYIIDEVHMLSKSAFNALLKTLEEPPAHVVFIFATTEIHQIPETILSRCQKFIFKRIPVVQIVQQLSTIAEKEGYSVDKKALYHIARASGGSMRDAQSLLDQVISFGGKEITEGDVLSLLGIVSLAQYCDCIDILVRADTPALIHFIEDIISAGVDIARFVTGFADVVYAMRLCKVTDVSALLGYSDEELTILRQTSEKFHDEQLGLFYNMLLDCHKELRYAGNERAVVEMFCIDIMQMLKRPTLASILKQLDEVPQEVQKKKLSDSAQKESKPEDDKKVIMHAWTQLLHQLRESKQYIFFKLTHVKATYTNGQLVLGVVGDSSNGYYQQLLSKQEIKQLEDELFSISKRKVVIRIESDKNDVPPPDAVMLPHAEDPEKPHPLVEQIKTIFDGEIIK
- a CDS encoding YbaB/EbfC family nucleoid-associated protein, with the protein product MNFKDIGQLMKAQSELKKIQKRLKKTEVMATSRDEMVKATANGDNELVSIVIDEEKFKNSNVKTLERNILEAVNKALGDAKDLASKEMMKLTGEMDIFGMANELKKFMK
- the recR gene encoding recombination mediator RecR — translated: MSLPSKYLENCIHELSKLPGIGTKSASRIAFFLLKTPKTAVDALVSAINQLKDNIRYCEVCGGISDDALCSVCADVERDRTTLCVVEEPEDMLSIEKSGAFNGLYHVLGGVISPLDGVGPEELSINKLVERCKSGIKEVIIATNPTIEGDATALYIASLLKPLNIKVMRIAHGLPVGSDLEFVDASTLAKSISGRREM
- the der gene encoding ribosome biogenesis GTPase Der produces the protein MKNLPVVSIVGRQNVGKSTLFNTIIKQRKAIVDEHPGLTRDIVSYILHYRDVTFIINDTPGLDLEPNAILSEDIKQVALYHLQFTDVFVVLFEKPDIASYDYELLEFIRKFNKPYIIAINKIDRKEDMECLPNFYELGHEFIPISALNKRNIDLLLDTIIQNLPLKKKKTIEIDCKIALVGRPNSGKSTLLNAFLGYQRVVVSEIPGTTRDSIDETFTFHSKNIMIIDTAGIRRESRIDNTIEYYAVVRSKEAIEKADVVIHLIDATSGITETDKKIADIIMESHKPTVLAINKWDRIEKDHKTFDNFKDRILFKYYRATDFPIISISALHKLRIHKLLQTALDINTRAKQKVETSKINVILENVQKRHVMPLLGGELKIYYATQTNTSPPVIRLFVNKPELFRKDVSRFLEKTLQQELNWHGIPIVFEVKGRK
- a CDS encoding DUF1577 domain-containing protein — its product is MKEFKQRKQRTFESLSTLDDIMELLKDEQFQKRLGIKFNLEKSTVEVNEFIDDRTIMLVTDPDFVPFDNKIILYGLVDRYIEIDCEVIEVTGPGYFKCKVVSARKAAHGRRDLRFKMNPEKVVATNFRVSKHTIDIRNYSIPTGIKVIIEQFENQISKNADIVKVDILDDRDSVLAHIKKTRSTLYIEDLNNPATFTPVNDAFININEVFHEQTHQYIKKLTDSGYRSIIISPVIYIEDDERLIPFAYIQYISKDKLFTMDKVLEIQDLAFKLVDRIRDANTLMIAVHQEILDISRGGAKLKITDNNLKKYILKSKGFIFDIVFKLQAPITIYGDIRYTYIDSEDNLIVGVDFAGNSSRKDEMKRFYSIIQPMEIEYRNRLIKEMRQKKKEQG